A part of Capsicum annuum cultivar UCD-10X-F1 chromosome 6, UCD10Xv1.1, whole genome shotgun sequence genomic DNA contains:
- the LOC107874432 gene encoding RHOMBOID-like protein 1, with translation MGRRTPSGYSTPESDLEIKVQPRNSGPKLEERDERPPSRHPIPPPNYQPYKKWFPWLVPVITIVNVALFIVVMYINNCPRNSQNCFGTDFFGQFAFQDVHENPLLGPSTTTLQQLGALDVTKVVEGHQIWRLFSCMWLHAGLFHVAANMLSLLFVGIRLEQEFGFFRIGPLYVLAGVGGSLLSALFVKRKISVGASGALFGLLGAMLSELITNWTLYENKLATLLTLLLIIAINLAVGILPHVDNFAHLGGFITGFLLGCVLLLRPQFGWVNLNKAPPGYFVASKKSKYKTYQYVLLAMSIAILLTGFILGLVLLTKGWDGNAHCSWCHYLSCVPTPLWSCTEARCAIIQLGNQMNMTCTSNNKNETYTLKNPSNTFEIQLLCSKLCK, from the exons atgggaaggAGGACTCCGTCGGGATATTCTACGCCGGAGTCAGACCTTGAGATCAAAGTACAACCTCGAAATAGCGGCCCAAAATTGGAGGAACGTGACGAACGCCCACCTTCTCGTCATCCGATTCCACCACCAAATTACCAGCCTTATAAAAAATGGTTCCCATGGCTAGTCCCTGTTATAACTATAGTCAATGTTGCACTTTTTATCGTTGTTATGTACATTAATAATTGTCCTCGTAATAGTCAAAATTGTTTTGGAACCGACTTCTTTGGTCAGTTTGCATTTCAAGATGTTCATGAGAACCCTTTACTTGGTCCATCCACAACAAC GTTACAACAATTGGGTGCACTTGATGTGACCAAAGTAGTTGAAGGGCATCAAATATGGAGGCTGTTTTCTTGCATGTGGTTACATGCTGGTCTGTTCCATGTTGCTGCCAATATGTTGAGCTTGTTATTTGTGGGTATTCGGCTAGAGCAAGAGTTTGGATTTT TTAGAATTGGTCCCCTTTATGTTTTGGCTGGGGTAGGAGGGAGTCTGTTATCAGCTCTATTTGTGAAGAGAAAAATCTCAGTTGGTGCTTCTGGTGCATTGTTTGGTTTACTTGGAGCTATGCTTTCTGAGCTCATCACAAATTGGACATTATATGAAAACAAG TTGGCAACACTGCTTACACTGCTTCTCATAATTGCAATAAATCTAGCTGTTGGAATTCTTCCTCATGTGGACAATTTTGCACATCTTGGAGGATTTATAACTGGATTTCTTCTTGGTTGTGTCCTTTTGCTTCGTCCTCAATTTGGATGGGTTAATCTAAACAAAGCACCTCCTGGTTATTTTGTGGCATCAAAAAAGTCTAAGTACAAGACTTATCAGTACGTACTATTGGCGATGTCAATAGCAATTCTGTTAACTGG GTTTATTCTTGGCCTAGTTCTATTAACAAAGGGATGGGACGGTAATGCACATTGCTCATGGTGTCATTACTTAAGCTGTGTCCCAACTCCTCTATGGAGTTGTACTGAAGCACGTTGTGCG ATCatccaacttgggaatcaaatGAACATGACGTGcacatcaaataataaaaatgagacTTACACTTTGAAAAATCCTAGCAACACTTTTGAAATTCAATTGTTATGTTCCAAACTATGCAAATGA